The genome window CACACCGCCGAGGAAGAACTTCAGCCAGTCCGGGTTCCACCCGGCGTAGACGATGCCCTGGTTGGTCATCCCGTAGATGACCGCACCGATCGCGGTCCCGATCGCCGTGCCCTTGCCGCCGGTCATCGCACACCCGCCGACGACGGCGCAGATGATGTAGAGGAACTCGTTGCCCACACCCTGGCCGGCCTGGATCGAGTCGAACTCGAACAGGTTGTGCTGGCCGACGAACCAGCAGGACGCCGCCACGATCATGAACAGGATGATCTTCACCCGCGCGACAGGTACACCGACTGCACGGGAGGCCTCCGGACTGCCGCCGACCGCGAAGATCCAGTTGCCGAATTTCGTCTTGAACAGCACGACGTGGCCGATCACGACGAACAGGATCCACCACAGGACCGTCACCTTGAGGTCGACACCGAAGATCTCCAGGTGTCCGGCGAAGATCTTCCGGCAGACCTCGTAGCCCTGCATGTCGGCGATGGACGGGGTGGCGACCTCGTTGACGATCCGCTTCGTCAGCGCCAGGTTCAGCCCCTGCAGCATGAGGAACGTCGCCAGGGTGATGAGGAAGCTGGGGACGCCGGTCCTGGTGACCATCCACCCGTTGAAGAAGCCGATCGCCAGGGCGACGAGCAGGGACAGCAGTGAACCGACCCAGGACTGCAGGTGCCACTGGTAGTTCATGATGGACGCCGCGAGCGCCGTCGACGTCACCGCGACACCGGTCGACAGGTCGAACTCGTCGGCGATCATCAGCAGACCGACGGCCAGGGCGACAATGCCGAGGGTGGACGCGGTGTAGAGGACCGTGGCGAAGGAGTCGAAGCTCCGGAAGCTCGGGGCCACGACCATGAACAGGACGAACACGCCGACGGCGCCGATGACGCTGGCGAGCTCCGGGCGGTGCAGCAGCTTGTCAAGACCCTGGCGGGTGCGCGGGGTGACGGTGTCCGTGGCAGACCCGGTGGTCACCTCGGTGGCGGGGATACTCATCGCAGACCGGCCTCCGCGGCCTCGGCGATGGTGTCGATGTTGTCGGCGTCGACAAAGCTCGGGCCGGTGTAGACCGGGCGTCCACCGCCGACCGTGGAGCCGTTGCGCTTGGCGAGCCACAGCGCGTCGACGGCGAGGTAGCCCTGCAGGTAGGGCTGCTGATCAACGGCGAATTCGATGTCACCGTTGCGGATCGCGGGGACCAGCTGGGCGTTGGTGTCGAAGGTGGCGATCTTCAGGTTGTCGCCGAGGCTCCGACCGGCCTCGTCCGCGGCGGTCGCGGCAACGAGACCGACTGGGGTGACCAGCGACATGATCCAGTCGATGGAGGAATCCTGGGCGAGTTTCGCCTTGATGGTGGACTGCACGGAGGTGAGGTCCTGGCCGTTGACGTAGAGAGTCTCGACGGTGCCGCTGCCCCCAAGGCCCTCCTTCACCCCGGCACAGCGGTCCTCCTGTGACTGGTTGCCCTGCTCGTGGATGACGCAGAGGACCTTCTCCGCACCCTCGTCCTTGAGCCGCTCACCGGCCTGCTGCCCGGCGACACTTTCATCCTGGCCGAAGAAGCCGGTGAGCCCGAACTGCTCGTACTGTTCCATGCCGGCGTTGAGGCCGACGACCGGAATACCGGCGTTGACGGCCTTCTGCGCGACCGGACCGATAGCGTCCGCGTTGGGCATGGTCACGGCGATGCCGTCGACGTCGGAGTCGATGGCGTTCTGTACGAGACTGGCCTGGTTGGGTGCCTGCGGGTCCGAGCTGTAGCGCAGCTCGATGTTGTTCTTCTGGGCTGCGTCCTCCGCACCCTGCCGGACGAGGTCCCAGAAGGTGTCGCCCGGCGCCCCGTGGCTGACCATGCTGACGACGTAGCGCGGGGTGTCGACGGTGCCGCCGCCGCCGCTGTCACTGCTGCGAGGGGCACCCCCGGTGGACGAGCAGGCGGTGAGGGTTGCGAGCACGGTGGCCAGCACGAGGGTCTTCTTGAACATCACAACGGCCCAGTCAAGGCTTCTGAAGCGATAAAGTCAAGCCTCCCGGCCTGCATGTTCATCGATTCAGTTGATCGGTCAAGATGCGTCTGAACTGGTGTTTCCCGGCCCCGACCCGTCTCCCCCCGACCCCACCTCCCGACCCCACCTCTGGACCCCTCCTCCCGGTGAGGAGTGGTACACAAAACCGGAATTCAGTGCCACACAGACTCCGGAATGTGTACCGCTTCTCACCACCACGACAACCACTGTCCGGCTCAGCTCCACCTTCGGCGACGCGACGGTCGGCATCTCCGGCCGGCCGATTAGCCCGACACCGCCACCAGGTCCGCGACCAGCCGGTCCATCTCCGCGTCCGACAGTTCATGGACGGTGAGCCGCAGATGGGTGCCAGCGTCCTCCGTGCTACCGAGCCCGAACACCCCACCGTCGCGGACGATCCAGCCGCGCTCCCGCAGCCGCTCTGCAGCATTCGGCGCCCCCAGGTCCACCCACAAGTTCAGCCCGTCAGCGTCCGGTGCGTCCAACCCTGCCGCACGCAGCCGGGTGAGGAAGGCCCGGTTACGTCCGGCATAGTGGGCGCCAGCGTCTGCGATATGCCGACGAGTCGCGGCGTCCGACAACAGGGCGGCGACGGTGCGCTGCAGCAGATGACTGACCCACGTCGTCCCGCCGTTGATCCGACGGGACAGCAGTTCGGCGGTGTCCGGGTCGGAGGCAACCAGAGCGGTACGCAGGTCCGGACCGAGGAACTTCGACATCGACCGGATCAGCGCCCACCGGCGGTGACCGGCGGGAATCACGGTCTCATAGGGCACCGTCGATAGCAGCGAGAACTGATCGTCCTCGATGACGAGGACGCCGGGGTGCGCGGCGAGAACCTCGCGCAGTGCCTGAGCGCGGGACGCGGAGAGGCTCACCCCGGTCGGATTGTGGGCCCGCGGCGTACACACCACGGCCCGAGCTCCGGCGTCCAGGGCCGCACGCAGTGGCGCCACCTCCATCCCCTCGGCGTCCACCGGCACCGGCAGCGTGCGGTAGCCGGCGAGCCTGGTGGCATTGCCCGAGGTCAGGAAGCAGGGGTCCTCCAGGGCAACGAAATCCCCGGGGGCGAGCGCGGTCATCAGCAGCCGTTCCACCGCGTCGACGGCACCGGCGGTCACGCTGATCACCGCCGTGTCCGCCCGGTCGGCGAGATCAGGGGCGAACTCGCGCAGCGCCACGGCTTCCAGGCCGGGGTCGTTGGCGGGCGTGCCGTACAGCGGCGCGGGGGCCGGGGTCAGCCGGACGGACGCCGGGTCCGGCAGCAGGGCCCGGTCCGGATTGCCGTGACCGATGTCTCGGGCGGTGCCTGGTGTCGCGCCCGCGGACGCCGTGCCTTCGGTCGCGGCGTCCTCGTGACGGGCGACGGTGGTCCCCGCCCCACGACGACTGACCGCGATCCCGGCGCGCACCAGGATCCGGTAGGCGGCCTGGACAGTGTTGCGGTTGACGCCGAGGTCCTCGGCGAGGGTGCGCACCGGCGGCAGCCGGTCACCGGGTTGCAGCTCGCCCCGGTCGACGAGGACGCGGACGCTGGCGCCGATCTCTGCAGCGGTCGAACCGGTGATGGGAAGGCGGTCATTCACCCTGCCAGTCTGCCACAGAGCCCGGAGACTATTGACCTATGCCAACTGCACTCAGTGCCTATGTCGTCCGTCATCCGACAGGTCGTCGACGCCTGGCCGGACCGGGTGAGGTCGCTACAGTGCGGCGACCTTCTCCAGGGTGGGGCCCAGCTGGTCGAGTGCCCACGCCCGGACCAGTGAACTGGGCTGGGCCAGTCCAATGACGACGGCATAGTTGTCGCTGACCATGGTGCCGTTCGTCACCTGTGGGAGGGCGGCGAAGGTCGGGCGACTCTCCAGTGAGGCAATCCCGTCGGCGGCGTAGATCACCGAGAAATCAGCGGCGAACTCGTCGTAGTTCTCCGGGCCGACCACGTACGCGCCACCTGCAGCATTGGGTTGCTTGCCCTCGATGTCGGCCGGCAGGGTCATGCCGAGGTCATAGAGGAAGGAGTTGGACGCCTCGGCGGGGTCCGGGGAGGTGCCGATCTTTCCGTCCCCCTGATCACGTCCCACCCATCCCGTCTTCCCCGCCAGACCAGGCATGTCCTCCCTGGCCTGCGCGACACGGGCGGCGTCATCGTCGATAATCTGCTGTGCGTCCTCCGGTCGACCGTAAAGCTCGCCGAGCTGGGTCAGCCGTTCCTTCCAGGTCGCTTCGGTCGGATCCTGCGAGGGACCGTTGAGGGTGGGGGCGATGTCGCTCAACCGGTCGTACTCCTCCTGCGAGTCGATCCAGTAGATGTCCCCGATGATGACGTCCGGATCGGCGGCGGCGATCTGCTCGACGTCGATGTCGCCGTAGGTGGCGACGGTGATCCGGTCGACGTCATCGAGCAGGCCCGTGCGCCAGGGAGCATCTTCATCCTGCGCCGTCATGACGACAGCGGTCGGGGTAATGCCGAGAGCGAGCACATTGTCGAGGGCGGACGCGGTCACAACCACCCGCTCCGGATCGACCGGGTACTCGGCGTCCTCGAAAGCGTTGGTCAGCGTGACGGTGTCCATGGCGCCGTCACCGGAGCCGTCATCATCGGAACCGCAGGCGGTGAGGCCTACGGACAGGACACCGGCGAGACCGAGGGACAGAGTGACGGTGGACAGCGGATGTCGGGGTCGTGCGACAGGGTATCTAGTCATGAGCCTAAGCGTAGGCTTAGCTCACCTAATCGTCAAACATGTTCACATTTCCGGCCAGTGCCGTTCCAGACCCTCGATGATGAAGTTCACCTTGACGTCGGTGAACCCCCGGTCACCCCAGGAATCCTCCGGCTGGAAAAGATGATCCGGACTCGTCCGCTCGCGGATCTGGTCCACCCCCGAGACCCCGGCCGCATTCCGCGCCCGAAGCATCTCCACACCCAGATAGCAGGAAAAGACCGTGTCCCCGAGGAAATCCAGGGCGAACGCCACCTGCCCCCGGGAGTACCCGTGCCCCTCCAACGCCGCAGCATACGGGGCCACCGCCGTTGCGACATGGGTAAACGCGGTCGCGTGCGAGTACACGGTCTGCACCAACCCCGGGAAGTCCTCACAGACCCGCCAGCATTCCTGCGCCCACAGCTGGAGGACCTCCTGCCAGGTCATGCCGTCCGTCGGAGCGGCGATGGTTCCGGCAACCCGGTCCAGACACGCACCCAACAGATCGTCCAGGTCGGCGAAACGCCGGTACAACGCCGAGGTCACCACCCCGATCTCCCCGGCCACCCGGGAGAGCGTGAAGGTGTCCAGCCGGAGCGCGATCGCGGCGTCCACTACATCGGACCTGGTGAACGACGGCTTCGGTCCAGTCTTCCTACCCACACGCTTCTGTTCGCCCATGGCGTCCAGCCTAACGGTCGACGAGCCGCCACCCCTGCGCATGGTGCAGACGATTCCAGAACCGGGTGTACGTACCGCCCGCGGCCATCAACTCGTCATGGGTGCCGTACCCCTCCACTCGCCCGTCATCGGTGAGCAGGACGATCAAGTCCGCCTTCGCGATCGTGTCCAGCCTGTGTGCGATGACCAGGACCGTCGCCGTCTCACGCAGCGCCTCAACCGAGGCGACAACGTGGGCCTCATTCTCCACGTCCAAGGCCGACGTCGCCTCGTCCAACAGCACGATCGGGGCCTGCTTCACCAGTGCACGGGCGATCGCCACCCGCTGCCGCTCACCGCCGGACAGGGCCTTACCCCCCTCGCCGACCTGCGTCTCCCAGCCCTCGGGCAACCGCTCGGCGATCCCGGTGACACCGGCCAGCTCCGCAGCATGCCGGATCTCCTCACCGGTGGCACCCTCGCGACCGACGGCGATATTCGCCTCCAGGGAATCGTCAAAGAGGTACACGTCCTGGAAGACCATCGACAGCTGCGCCATGAGCTGCTCCGTCGTCTGGTCGGTCACCGGGACGCCGCCGACAAGAACTTCCCCGGCGTCGGCGTCATAGAAACGGCTGATCAACTTCTCCACCGTGGTCTTACCCGACCCCGAGGGGCCGACCAACGCCACCATCGACCCGGCCGGAACCTCCAGGGACAGGTCGCGGAGCACCGGGACGTCCCCGGCACCTCCGTAGGAGAAAGTGACGCCACGCAGCTCCACCTCACCCGGCGCGGTGAGTTCCGCAGGCGTCCCCGGTTCCGGCAGGGGTTCGGCGGTCAGCACCTCGTCGATACTGTCCAACATCGGACGCCGCGTCTCCAGCCCCATCACTCCCTCGGCGATCGCCGTGAGCGTGCTGGTGAACTGCAAGGACAGGCCGATGAACGCCATCGCCGGAATCGGCGCCAACGTTCCGGCGACAGCCAGGGACCCGGTGACCGTGATCAGCACCACGATCACTCCCTGGCTCACCACACCGGACAGCATGAGCCCCGAAGTCTCCGACCACAGGGCCCGCTTCTTCGACGCCCGCGCGTTCTCCATGGCGTCGATAAGCGGGGCGAAGTCCTCACTGCGCCCGCAGGACCGCAGCGTCCCCTGACACTGGGCGTACTCCACGATCCGGTCGGCGAGAACCACCTCGTCGGGCTCATGGATCCGGCCACCCCGCCTGATCAGCGAGGCCGCCCCCACCGTGATCAGTACGAACAGCGGTACCGAGACGGTCAGCACCAGTCCGAGCAGCGGATCCCAGAACCAGGCGACGACAACCAACACCGTCGCCGTCGCGAGTTTGGCGACCAGCGGACCCATCATGTGCGCGAAAATGCTCCCGGTGTTCATCAGTTCACTGGAGACCATCCTCGACAGTTTCCCGGCGAGCGGACGGGAGAACCAGCCCAACGGCTGCCGGGCGACCTGATCCCCGACCAGGCGATGGATACTCTTCAGGAAGTCCAGTGCGACGGCGTAGTTCCACCGCTCCTTTACGGCATTGCAGGCGAAGCTCAGTACCGCGAGCACCGCAAGGACGATGATCCAGCCACCGGTCCCCAGCCCCCACCACGTGTCGTCCGTGGCCAGGGCGGAGATCGCCGGCAACAGGGCCGCCAGGGCGAGACCCTCGAGGACGCCGGACACCACACTGATCGCCGTCGCACGGGTCATCCCGGGCGGATCGGAGACCATCCGGCGCAACCGGGGGACGATATCAATAACGGCAAATCTCATGCCGTGACCTCGCTGTCTGTATGGTCTGCACCGGCGCCGACGATACGTCCATCGACGACACGGATGATCCGGTCTACCCCGGTGATCGCCTCGGGGCGGTGGGCGATGACGAGAACGGTGCGTCCTTCCGCGAGAACGGACAACGCCTGCTGGATCTCGTGCTGCGACTCCGGGTCGGTCAATGCGGTGGCCTCGTCGAGGATGAGGACCGGGGCGTCAACCAGCAGTGCACGGGCGATGGCCACGCGCTGGGCCTGGCCGCCGGAGAGCCCGGCGTCCCTGCCGTAGACGGTGTCGAAACCCTCTGGCAGTGCTTCAATTTCCTCGAGGACACGGGCGGACGCCGCAGCATCGCGGATCTCCGCGTCCGTGGCATCCGGACGCCCGAGGGCGATATTGTCCCGGATGCTCACCGAGGGCAACTGGGGATCCTGGAGTACAAAGCCGACGTGGGAGTACAGGTCGGCGATGTTCTTCACCGGCACACCACCGATGCTCACCGTGCCCTCCTGCG of Corynebacterium terpenotabidum Y-11 contains these proteins:
- a CDS encoding ABC transporter permease, translated to MSIPATEVTTGSATDTVTPRTRQGLDKLLHRPELASVIGAVGVFVLFMVVAPSFRSFDSFATVLYTASTLGIVALAVGLLMIADEFDLSTGVAVTSTALAASIMNYQWHLQSWVGSLLSLLVALAIGFFNGWMVTRTGVPSFLITLATFLMLQGLNLALTKRIVNEVATPSIADMQGYEVCRKIFAGHLEIFGVDLKVTVLWWILFVVIGHVVLFKTKFGNWIFAVGGSPEASRAVGVPVARVKIILFMIVAASCWFVGQHNLFEFDSIQAGQGVGNEFLYIICAVVGGCAMTGGKGTAIGTAIGAVIYGMTNQGIVYAGWNPDWLKFFLGGVLLLAVLSNNSFSKFTEARK
- a CDS encoding substrate-binding domain-containing protein produces the protein MFKKTLVLATVLATLTACSSTGGAPRSSDSGGGGTVDTPRYVVSMVSHGAPGDTFWDLVRQGAEDAAQKNNIELRYSSDPQAPNQASLVQNAIDSDVDGIAVTMPNADAIGPVAQKAVNAGIPVVGLNAGMEQYEQFGLTGFFGQDESVAGQQAGERLKDEGAEKVLCVIHEQGNQSQEDRCAGVKEGLGGSGTVETLYVNGQDLTSVQSTIKAKLAQDSSIDWIMSLVTPVGLVAATAADEAGRSLGDNLKIATFDTNAQLVPAIRNGDIEFAVDQQPYLQGYLAVDALWLAKRNGSTVGGGRPVYTGPSFVDADNIDTIAEAAEAGLR
- a CDS encoding aminotransferase class I/II-fold pyridoxal phosphate-dependent enzyme; translated protein: MNDRLPITGSTAAEIGASVRVLVDRGELQPGDRLPPVRTLAEDLGVNRNTVQAAYRILVRAGIAVSRRGAGTTVARHEDAATEGTASAGATPGTARDIGHGNPDRALLPDPASVRLTPAPAPLYGTPANDPGLEAVALREFAPDLADRADTAVISVTAGAVDAVERLLMTALAPGDFVALEDPCFLTSGNATRLAGYRTLPVPVDAEGMEVAPLRAALDAGARAVVCTPRAHNPTGVSLSASRAQALREVLAAHPGVLVIEDDQFSLLSTVPYETVIPAGHRRWALIRSMSKFLGPDLRTALVASDPDTAELLSRRINGGTTWVSHLLQRTVAALLSDAATRRHIADAGAHYAGRNRAFLTRLRAAGLDAPDADGLNLWVDLGAPNAAERLRERGWIVRDGGVFGLGSTEDAGTHLRLTVHELSDAEMDRLVADLVAVSG
- a CDS encoding ABC transporter substrate-binding protein, encoding MTRYPVARPRHPLSTVTLSLGLAGVLSVGLTACGSDDDGSGDGAMDTVTLTNAFEDAEYPVDPERVVVTASALDNVLALGITPTAVVMTAQDEDAPWRTGLLDDVDRITVATYGDIDVEQIAAADPDVIIGDIYWIDSQEEYDRLSDIAPTLNGPSQDPTEATWKERLTQLGELYGRPEDAQQIIDDDAARVAQAREDMPGLAGKTGWVGRDQGDGKIGTSPDPAEASNSFLYDLGMTLPADIEGKQPNAAGGAYVVGPENYDEFAADFSVIYAADGIASLESRPTFAALPQVTNGTMVSDNYAVVIGLAQPSSLVRAWALDQLGPTLEKVAAL
- a CDS encoding TetR/AcrR family transcriptional regulator — protein: MGEQKRVGRKTGPKPSFTRSDVVDAAIALRLDTFTLSRVAGEIGVVTSALYRRFADLDDLLGACLDRVAGTIAAPTDGMTWQEVLQLWAQECWRVCEDFPGLVQTVYSHATAFTHVATAVAPYAAALEGHGYSRGQVAFALDFLGDTVFSCYLGVEMLRARNAAGVSGVDQIRERTSPDHLFQPEDSWGDRGFTDVKVNFIIEGLERHWPEM
- a CDS encoding ABC transporter ATP-binding protein — protein: MRFAVIDIVPRLRRMVSDPPGMTRATAISVVSGVLEGLALAALLPAISALATDDTWWGLGTGGWIIVLAVLAVLSFACNAVKERWNYAVALDFLKSIHRLVGDQVARQPLGWFSRPLAGKLSRMVSSELMNTGSIFAHMMGPLVAKLATATVLVVVAWFWDPLLGLVLTVSVPLFVLITVGAASLIRRGGRIHEPDEVVLADRIVEYAQCQGTLRSCGRSEDFAPLIDAMENARASKKRALWSETSGLMLSGVVSQGVIVVLITVTGSLAVAGTLAPIPAMAFIGLSLQFTSTLTAIAEGVMGLETRRPMLDSIDEVLTAEPLPEPGTPAELTAPGEVELRGVTFSYGGAGDVPVLRDLSLEVPAGSMVALVGPSGSGKTTVEKLISRFYDADAGEVLVGGVPVTDQTTEQLMAQLSMVFQDVYLFDDSLEANIAVGREGATGEEIRHAAELAGVTGIAERLPEGWETQVGEGGKALSGGERQRVAIARALVKQAPIVLLDEATSALDVENEAHVVASVEALRETATVLVIAHRLDTIAKADLIVLLTDDGRVEGYGTHDELMAAGGTYTRFWNRLHHAQGWRLVDR